The sequence below is a genomic window from Halomonas halophila.
CCCGCTGTATATCGATGGCCAGGCCGTCACCTCGCAGAGCCAGGAATGGCGCGACGTACTCAATCCGGCCACCCAGGAGGTGGTCGCCCGGGTGCCGTTCTGCACCCTGGAGGAGGTCGATCGCGCCGTGGCCAGCGCCAGGGCAGCCTTCCAGGAATGGCGTCGCACGCCGCTGGCCAAGCGTCAGCGCATCATGCTGAAGCTGCAGGCGCTGATCCGCGAGCACACCGAGGAGCTGGCCGCGCTGATCACCGAGGAGCACGGCAAGACCCTGCCGGACGCCGCCGGCGAGGTGGGTCGTGGCCTCGAGGTGGTGGAGCACGCCTGCTCGATCACCTCGCTGCAGCTCGGCGAGCTGGCCGAGAACGCCGCCACCGAGGTCGACGTCTACACCCTCAATCAGCCGCTGGGCGTGGGCGCCGGGATCACCGCCTTCAACTTCCCGATCATGCTGCCGTGCTTCATGTTCCCGCTGGCCATCGCCACCGGAAACACCTTCGTGCTCAAGCCCTCCGAGCAGGATCCGAGCTCGACCATGCGGCTGGTCGAGCTGGCCCACGAGGCCGGCGTGCCGGCCGGCGTGCTCAACGTGGTCCACGGCGGCCCGGACGTGGCCAATCGCCTCTGCGATCATCCGGACATCAAGGCGGTGTCGTTCATCGGCTCGACCCACGTCGGCACCCAGCTCTATCGCCGCGCCGCCGAGGCCGGCAAGCGCGCCCAGGCGATGATGGGGGCCAAGAACCACTGTGTGGTGATGCCCGACGCCAACCGCAGCCAGGCCATCAACAACCTGCTGGGCTCGGCCTTCGGCGCCGCCGGCCAGCGCTGCATGGCCAACTCGGTGGTGGTGCTGGTGGGCGAGGCTCGCGACTGGCTGGACGAGCTGGTCGAGGGCGCCCGCCACATGAAGGTCGGCCCCGGCACCCAGCGTGACGCCGACCTCGGCCCGCTGGTGTCGCCGGCCGCCAAGGCGCGGGTGGAGGACCTGATCGCCGCCGGCGAGCAGGAGGGCGCCCGGCTGCTGGTCGACGGTCGTGGCCGTGAGGTCGAGGGCTATCCGGAGGGCAACTTCGTCGGCCCGACCCTGTTCGCCGACGTGACCGCCGAGATGACCATCTACCGCGAGGAGATCTTCGGCCCGGTGCTGTGCGTGGTGAGCGCCGAGACGCTCGACGAGGCGATCGAGTTCATCAACGCCAATCCCAACGGCAACGGCACCTCGATCTTCACCAACTCCGGCTGGGTGGCTCGCCGCTTCGAGACCGAGATCGACGTCGGCCAGGTGGGCATCAACGTGCCGATTCCGGTGCCGGTGGCCTACTTCAGCTTCACCGGCTCGCGGGCCTCCAAGCTCGGCGACCTGGGACCCAACGGCAAGCAGGCGATCGGCTTCTGGACCCAGACCAAGACCGTCACCGCCCGCTGGTTCGAGCCGGAAAACGTCTCCGGCGGCATCAACAGCACCATCTCGCTGAGCTGATCCCATCCCGCTCGGCGATCATCGACGGCCCCGCCTCGGGAGAGGCGGGGCCGTCGTGGTTGGGGCGGCTTGCCCGGTAGACGGTACGGCGTTCGGCGCCCGGGGGATTCCATGACCCGGGTCATGTCAGGCCTCCCGCTTGCTCTGGCGGTACGTGGAAACCTTGCTAACTTGATGGAGTGTCGACGGGAATGAACCCGCCTTGGCGCCACGGGCCTATCCGGGGTGACGCGGCCAGCGGTGACGAGTCTTCTCTCCGCCCTGGTACATGAAGGAGTCATCAATGAGATCGAAAAACGGAATCGCGGCAGTGACCGGTCCCTGGATGATTGGCACTCTCGTCCTGTTGCTGGCGGCATGCAGTCAGCCACAGAGGGCGGGGGAGTCGTCGATGCAGCAGCCGGACAACTCCCTGATGCGGGTCATCAGCGGCGAGGTGTGGTATCGCGAGCGCATGGCGCTGCCCCCGGGAGCCGAGGTCATCGTGACGCTCGAGGATCAGTCGCGCGCGGATGCGCCCGCCACCGTGCTCACCGATTACACCTACACCGTCGAGGGCGCCCAGCCCCCTTATCCGTTCCGGCTGGTCTATGATCCTCAGGCCATCGACGAGCGCATGACTTACGGACTGCGGGCACGGATCGTTCACGACGGTGAGCTACTGTTCACCAGTACGGAGCACGTTGATCCCTTCGCCGGCGAGGCGGCCGACCCCGTGCGCATCAGGGTCTCGCGGCAGTAAGCGTTGCTGGGGCCGAGGGAGATTTCCCCCCTCGCGAGTTTCCTTCGGCTTTGGCTCTGCAGGTGCGCCAGCGAGCCATCCGTGGGGCATCACGGGTGCCACGTCTGCGGACATGAAACGTGCCTGCCTGCTGTGGGCATGCCTATCCGGGCATGGGGAAAGAAAACCGGAGACCAGGGAGCCACGGATGCTTGCACGAAATGCACTGATGATCGCCACCTTCTTTGCCATGTTTTACCCGGGGATAGCCAGCGCTCAGCAAGATGGCCTGGGCTCGGAAGCCAATGATCCGACGGCCTCCGTCATGGCCTTCCAGCTGCAGGACTTCTACACGTACCGGTACCACAACCTCGACGACGAGGACGGAAACCGCATGCAGTTCCGCGCCGCCATTCCGTTCTCGCTGGGCGACTCCAGCAACATCTTCCGGCTCACCGCGCCTTACGTGACCGACTCGCCGAATGACTCGAGCGGCTGGTCCGACATGACACTCTTCGACCTGGTGACCTTCGACCGGTCATGGGGGCGATTCGGCGTGGGTGCGGTAGCGCTGTTGCCGACCGGGGAAGACGGCCTGAGCGCCGAGAAATGGGGCCTCGGTCCCGCCGTGGGCTTCGTGGCCAGCCAACCCTGGGGGATATGGGGGCTGTTCAACCAGAACGTGTTCACGGTGGCGGGAGACGACGACTACCGCGACGTGAATATCTCGATCGTGCAGCCGATCGTGAACTACAGCCTCGGGAATGGTTGGTCGGCGGGGGCCTCCGACATGTCGATCACCTATGACTGGGAGCAGCATGATTGGGTGAGCCTGCCCCTGGGCGTTGCGCTCAACAAGCTGGTGAGGATTCAGGAGTATCCGGTGCAGTTCACGGCCAGCTATGAGCACAACTTCTACGACGAGGGGGTGAGCGCCTCGGACACCCTCAACCTCACCGCGAAGCTGCTGTTGCCTTGAACGGCAGCGGTGAGTAGGGGGCCGCTGGTCGCCTCCGAAGCGCTAAAGATCAATGACGTCTCAGGCGATCCTGGCCCCTTCCATGGAAGCTTCTGCCTCCTCCTGAGGCCCCGCTCCGGTATCGCCTAGGGGCGGATATGGGCCATCTCCAGCAGCTCGCTCAGCGGTTCCAGCTGGCCCACGTGCAGCACCAGCACGCACTCGCCGGGTTCGTCGGCGGCGGGGCGAACGATGGCGAATTCGCCTTCCTCCAGATGGAATTCGTGGATCTCGCGGCTGCCCTCGGGCGTATTGCAGCGGATCGAGCGGTAGGCCTCGTCCTCGCCGTAGGTCAGGCGGTGATAGACCTTGAAGAAGGTATACAGCGACAGGCCGCGGGGAAACGCCGGCCAGCGGGCCGGGTTGTCTCGAGTCTCTGAGTCGACCTCGAGGCCGTCGGCCTCGGCGCCGGCGATGGCACTGGCCAGCGGCTCGGCGAGCAGGCTGTCGGCCTCGCCCGGCAGCGGGGCGAGACGGTCCAGCGCCTGCTGGTAGCGCTCGGCGATCGCACGCAGGTCGGCCGTCTTGCCCAGCGCATGGTCGCCATGTCGCAGGTCTTCGGGGGCGCAGCCGCCGTTCTCCCAGCCGTGGATCACCCTGAGCGTCAGTCGCCCTTCGCGCATCGGCGCCTCCAGCAGCGCCTGGAGGGCGATGCGCAGGTGCAGCTGGCGCTCGGGGACGCCGTTGTCGAAGGCGGCGTAGGGCTCGGCGAAGATCTGGTGCAGGCAACCGGGGGCGTGTTCCTTGGCTTCGGTAAACGGCATGGCGGGGTCCGGGCTGGTTGTTCGAATGGCGGGAAGGATGTGTCATGCTGGCGTGGCAATCCGGATATCGGCCATTTTGGCCCTGTCTTGAGGATCGCCACTACAATCCATTCACTGTCGCCAGGGGAGTCTCGCCGGCATCGGCGGGGCTGAGAGAGCGTGCGTCGCTGACCCTGGAACCTGATCCGGTTCACACCGGCGGAGGAAGTGCGACATGCCTTATCTGACGTCAGCCGTGCTTGGCGCGGCGCTTTTGTGTTTCACCGTTCTGGGCCTGCGTGCCCGCCGGGCCGACGGCCCGCTCGACGACTACGTTACCGCCCGCAACTCCCAGTCGGCCCCGACCCTGGGGCTCTCCTTCCTGGCCTCCGGCATGGGGGCCTGGATCCTCTTCGCGCCGCCCGAGATCGGCGCCTTCGTCGGCCCGCTGGGTCTGGCCGGCTATGCCATCGGCTCGGCGCTGCCGTTCATCGTGCTCGGCGCCTTCGGCCCGGCCATCCGCCGTCGCCTGCCGGAGGGGCGCAGCATCGGCGAGTACGCCGAGGCCTGTTTCGGCGCCGGCATCCGCCGCTGGGTGGCGCTGGTCTCGGTGCTGTACATGGGCTGCTTCCTGGCCGCCGAGCTGACCGCCATCGGCGCCATCACCGGGCTGCTGTCGGACGTCCCGGTGGCGCTGGTGGTGGTCGGCGTGGCGGTGGCGACCCTGCTCTACACCGCGCTGGGCGGGCTGCGTGCGAGCCTGGCCACCGACCGCTGGCAGGCCTGGCTGCTGCTGGCCCTGCTGGGGGTGGTGGGCGGCGTGGCGCTGGCCCGGTTGCCCGAGCTGCCGGCCGAGGCCGCGCTGCCGTCGATCCCCGCCGCGGATGCCCTGTCCGTGGCGCTGACGCTGGTGATCGCGGTGACCGCGGCCAACCTCTTCCATCAGGGCTACTGGCAGCGGGTGTGGGCGGCCCGGGACGACCGGGCGCTGGGGCGCGGCGCCTGGCTGGGCGGCGGCATCACCGTGCTGGTGGTGGCGGTGGTCGGCGGCCTCGGCATGCTGGCCGCCATGGCGGGCGTGTCGCTGGGCGAGCCGCCGATCCCGTTCTTCGCGCTGCTCGCCGAGGCGCCGGGCTGGCTGGCGCTGCCGGCGCTGGTGCTGGCGGTGACCCTGGTGGCCTCCAGCGTCGATACCCTGCAGAACGGCATCGCCTCGCTGGTGGTGGCCGGCAGCGGCCGTCGCGGCCTGTCGCTCAGGGCGGCGCGGTGGGTCACCGTGGCGCTGATGGTGCCGGTGGTGGCGATCGCCCTGCAGGGGCTCTCGGTGCTGCGACTGTTCCTGATCGCCGATCTGCTGTGCGCGGCCATCGTGGTGCCGGTGCTGCTGGGGCTGTGGGCGCGGATGAGCGCCATGGCGGCGCTGGCCGGCGGTCTCGCCGGGCTGGCGGGCGCGGTGCTGCCGGGGTGGGTCGCCTCGGGCAGTGCCCTCGATGGCCTGCTGGCGGCGAGCTTTCCCGGCGGGGTGCCGACCCTGCCGCCCTTCCTCGGTGCGCTTCTGGCCTCCAGCGCGGTGGCGCTGCTGGTGGCCTGGTGGCGCCCGGCCGCGGTGCGGCGTACGGCCTGAACGGTTGCCAGGCCGGCGGATGACGGCCACCCTCTGAAGGTCATCCCGACCTGACGGAGGAGCCGCGCCATGAGTGACACGCCACAGGATCCCCGCCGCCGCCATTCCGCCCCGGTGGTGGACGGCGTCGGCAAGTCGGCCAGCCGCGCCATGCTGCGCGCGGTGGGCTTCAACGACGCCGACTTCACCAGGCCCCAGGTGGGCATTGCGTCCACCTGGAGCCGCGTCACGCCCTGCAACAGCCACATCGGCGAGCTCGCCGAGCAGGCCAGCGCTGGTGCCGATGCGGCCGGCGGCAAGGGCGTGATCTTCAACACCATCACCATCTCCGACGGCATCGCCAACGGCACCGAGGGCATGAAGTATTCACTGGTGTCGCGGGAGGTGATCGCCGATTCCATCGAGACGGTGGCCGGCTGCGAGGGCTTCGATGGCCTGGTGGCCATCGGCGGCTGCGACAAGAACATGCCCGGCTGCCTGATCGGCCTGGCGCGGCTCGACCGGCCCAGCGTCTTCGTCTACGGCGGCACCATCCTGCCCGGCGAGGGGCACACCGACATCGTCTCGGTGTTCGAGGCCATGGGCGCCCACAGCCGCGGCGATCTCGACCTCATCGACGTCAAGCGGATCGAGGAGACGGCGATTCCCGGGCCCGGTGCCTGCGGCGGCATGTACACCGCCAACACCATGGCCTCGGCCATCGAGGCGCTGGGCATGAGCCTGCCCGGCAGCTCGGCGCAGAACGCCGTGTCCCAGACCAAGCGCGACGACAGCCGGGCGGCGGGGGAGGCGGTGCTGACCCTGCTCGAGCGCGACATCACGCCCTCGGACATCATGACCCGCGAGGCCTTCGAGAACGCCATCACCGTGGTGATCGCCCTGGGCGGCTCCACCAATGCGGTGCTGCACCTGATCGCCATGGCCGACGCCATCGGCGTGTCGCTTTCCCTCGACGACTTCACGGCGATCGGCAAGCGGGTGCCGGTGCTCGCCGACCTGCGGCCCAGCGGCCAGTACATGATGAGCGAGCTGGTCGAGATCGGCGGCATCCAGCCGCTGATGAAGACCCTGCTCGACGCCGGGCTGCTGCATGGCGACTGCCTGACCGTGACCGGCGCCACCCTGGCCGAGAACCTGGCCGAGGTCGTGCCTTACCCCGAGGGGCAGGCGATCATCGCGCCCCTCGAGGCGCCGCTGAAGGCCCAGAGCCACCTGCGCGTGCTGCACGGCAACCTGGCCCCGGAGGGCGCGGTGGCCAAGATCACCGGCAAGGAGGGCACGCGCTTCTCCGGCCGGGCCCGGGTGTTCGGCTCCGAGGAGGAGGCCCAGGCGCGCATCAACGACGGCAGCGTGGTGGCCGGCGACGTGGTGGTGATCCGCTACGAGGGGCCCCGCGGCGGGCCCGGCATGCGCGAGATGCTGACCCCGACCTCGGCGATCATGGGGCGCGGACTCGGCAGCGAGGTGGCGCTGATCACCGACGGCCGCTTCTCCGGCGGCAGTCACGGCTTCGTGGTCGGCCACGTGACGCCGGAGGCCTTCGACGGCGGCCCCCTGGCGCTGCTCGAGGATGGCGACACCATCACCATCGATGCCGAGGCCGACACCCTCGATGTCGCGCTCACCGTCGAGGAACTCGAACGACGCCATGCCGCCTGGCAGCGGCCGGCGCCGCGCTACACCCGCGGGGTACTGGCCAAGTACGCGCGGATGGTCAGCTCCGCCTCGACCGGGGCGGTGACCGACCGCCCCGACTAGCTCGCCCCGGCAGGGCCCCGAGACGCGACGGCGCCGTTCGTGCTTTCGGGCAGGGCGTGCCCTGCGGCCGTCGGCTTACTGGGAGAGCGCCTGGTTCATCATGTCTTCCATGCTCATGGCGTCCTCGGGCAGCTCGAAGGCGCTTGCCGCTGGGGCCTCGTCGGACAGCGAGGCGATGCGGAAGCGGTCGCCGAAGCGCAGCATGCCGAGCCCCTCTTCCTCCAGCGCCGAGGCGATCGGGTCGGATTCGCCGGTCATGGTGCGTTGATAGGCGTGGAAGGCACGCATCAGCTCACGTACCTGATCGTCGTCGCTCAGCACCAGGGTGTCGTCATGGGCGTTGCCGGCCTTGTCGGTCCACGTCAGCGCATAGACCTCGCCCTCCAGGCCGGCGATGATCTCGCGTTCGCCGGTGGCCTCGAGCCGTTCGACCGAGTCGGCCTGCTGGCTGGTCACGCCGGCCATGGCCTGATCGCCGCCCATGCTCTCGGCCATCTGCTTGAGGCGGGCCATGTCCATGACCAGGGTCTGGCCCTGCATCCGGGTGACCATGTAGCCGTTGCCGTCCTTGAGCAGCATGAAGCCCGCCTGGGCCTGCCGGGGGAAGTCCATGCGCAGGTCATCGCCCGCCCAGCGGACTTCCATGGTGGCGGTGCCCTGGTCGGAGCGGCTCTCGAGGGTGGCCTGGCCATCGGCCAGGGCGGGCAGCGAGGCGGCCAGCAGCAGGCCGGTCACGAGGTGGCGCATCGGGATTCTCCCTGATCTCTCGAATCCATGAGGTGGAAGGGCCGGCGAGACCGGCCCGGGCCCAGTGCGCGGGCGAGCGGGTCGCCTGACGGCTAGGGCGGCGTGAGTTCGTGGTCGATGGTGCTGCGCAGTGCCTGTAGCTCGTCGAGGGTGAGCTGCTCCAGGCGTCCGGCGAGAAGGTCGCTGATCTTCTGCATCGGCAGGCCCGCGCGACGGGCGATCTCGCGGTTGCCGAGATCCGATACGGCGATCAGCCGAGTGATGATGCGCATGAGGCGCGTACGTTGTTCCAGGTCCCTGACGTCGAGGTCAGGGCATCGTCGCGGAGGGTCGAGGATTTCCGCGTTGGATGGGCTTGCCGTGCTCATGATGCTCCACAGGACAGAATCGACCGCTACAGCATGAAGCCTTTTGACGCGTTTCGCCAGTGGTCGAAAGGCGGATGGCGCAAGATTCATTGCCCGCTGAATCGGCCGATGGCGGGGATGGCAAGGCCAGGGGCGGACAGGGCAAAGCGCGGTCTCCGATGCGGTTGAATCCCCGGTGTTTTTGGTCTGTGGTCGGAATGTCCGGGCGCGGGGAAGATGCAGGGACGACGGGAATTTGTTGATTTTTTATAAAAATGTCGATATTTTTGATTCATCGACCCTCGACGCCCTGGAGCCTCCCGATGACCGCGCTGACCCGGATCCCCGAACTCGCCATGCCGCTGCCCGCCGACCTGCAGGGCTTCACCCTGACGCCGTCGGCCCAGTCGCCGCGCCTGCTGCAGATGACCTTCTCCCGCGAGGTGGTCACGGCCTTCGTCGAGGCCGTGGCCGAGTGGCCGGTGCAGGCACTGGAGTACAAGTCGATGCTGCGCTTCCGGGTGGCGAAGCTCCTCGACGACCTGTGTGGCAACACCCTGCAGCCGGTGCTGATCAATACCCTGGTGGACCGCGCGACCGGCGGACTGCAGGTGGTGCCCGAGGGCCTGGACGACGTGGCCCAGGCCGAGGAGATGGTCAAGTTCGCCACCGCCGTGGCGCACCTGATGGGGCGCTCCAACTTCGATGCCATGAGCGGCCAGTTCTATGCCCGCTTCGTGGTCAGGAACGTCGACGAGTCCGACAGCTACCTGCGCCAGCCGCATCGGGTGATGGAGCTGCACAACGACGGCACCTTCGTCGAGCAGGACACCGACTACGTGCTGATGATGAAGATCGACGAGCGGCACATGCAGGGCGGCGACTCGCTGCTGCTGCACCTGGACGACTGGGAGGACCTGGAGCGCTTCTATCGCCATCCGCTGGCGCACCGCGGGATGCGCTGGGCGGCGCCGCCCAGCAAGAACGTCGCCAAGGACGTCTTCCATCCGGTGTTCGACGTGGACCGCGAGGGGCGGCCGATCATGTCCTACATCGACCAGTTCGTGCAGCCGAAGGACTTCGAGGAGGGCAACTGGCTGTGCGATCTCTCCGAATCGCTGGAGGGCAGCGCGGCGACCCTGTCGGTGCCCAACCCGGTGGGTAGCTTCCTGCTGATCAACAACCACTTCTGGCTGCACGGCCGGGACCGCTTCACGCCGCACCCGGAGCTGCGCCGCGAGCTGATGCGCCAGCGTGGCTATTTCACCCATGCCGCGACGCGTCCCCAGCGTTGAAGCGGGCGGCGACGTCGAATCGCGCCCTGAGAGTATAAAGGGGCATGACCGGGCCACGCCGTCTCCGCGGCGTGGCCCTCGCTCATCGCAACGAGGACGGCATGTACGATTTCATCATCATCGGCGGAGGCATTCTCGGCATGTCCACCGCCATGCAGCTCAAGCAGGCCTATCCGGATCGCCGGATGCTGGTGCTGGAGAAGGAGCATGAGCCGGCCTGCCACCAGACCGGGCACAACAGCGGCGTGATCCACGCCGGGGTCTACTACACCCCGGGCAGCCTCAAGGCGCGCTTCTGCCTGGAGGGCAACCGCGCCACCAAGGCCTTCTGCGACGAACACGGCATTCCTTACGCCAGCTGCGGCAAGCTGCTGGTGGCCACCAATGACCTGGAGATGCAGCGCATGCAGGCGCTGTGGGAGCGCACCGAGGCCAACGGCCTGGAGCGGGAGTGGCTGTCGGGGGGCGAGCTTAAGGAGCGTGAGCCCAACATCACCGGCGTCGGCGGCATCTTCGTGCCGTCCAGCGGCATCGTCGATTATCGGGCCGTGACCCGTGCGATGGCGGCCGAATTCGAGCGGATGGGCGGTGACATCCGCGTTGGCGCCGAGGTCACCGGGCTCCAGGAACGACGCCAGGAAGTGGTGGTGACGACCGCTGCCGGCGAGTTCAGCGGGCGCTATCTCGTGACCTGCTCGGGGCTGATGGCCGATCGCGTGGTGCGCATGCTGGGCCAGGACCCGGGGTTCACCATCTGCCCCTTCCGCGGCGAATACTACCGGCTGCCCGAACGTCACAATGCCATCGTCAATCACCTGATCTATCCGATTCCGGACCCGTCGATGCCGTTTCTCGGCGTGCACCTGACGCGCATGATCGACGGTTCGGTCACCGTGGGGCCCAACGCCGTGCTGGCCTTCAAGCGCGAGGGGTATCGCAAGCGCGACGTCTCGCCGGTCGATCTGGCGCGGATGTTCACCGATCCCGGCATCCTGCGGGTGCTGGGGCGCAACCTGCGCCCGGGGCTCAAGGAGATGAAGAACTCGTTGCACAAGCGTGGCTACCTGGAGCTGGTGCGCAAGTACTGCCCGAGCCTGACCCTCGATGACCTGGAGCCCTATCCGGCCGGGGTACGTGCCCAGGCGGTGTCGCGGGACGGCAAGCTGGTCGACGACTTCCTGTTCGTCAACACGCCACGCACGGTGAACGTGGGCAACGCCC
It includes:
- a CDS encoding CoA-acylating methylmalonate-semialdehyde dehydrogenase, translated to MSVREIPLYIDGQAVTSQSQEWRDVLNPATQEVVARVPFCTLEEVDRAVASARAAFQEWRRTPLAKRQRIMLKLQALIREHTEELAALITEEHGKTLPDAAGEVGRGLEVVEHACSITSLQLGELAENAATEVDVYTLNQPLGVGAGITAFNFPIMLPCFMFPLAIATGNTFVLKPSEQDPSSTMRLVELAHEAGVPAGVLNVVHGGPDVANRLCDHPDIKAVSFIGSTHVGTQLYRRAAEAGKRAQAMMGAKNHCVVMPDANRSQAINNLLGSAFGAAGQRCMANSVVVLVGEARDWLDELVEGARHMKVGPGTQRDADLGPLVSPAAKARVEDLIAAGEQEGARLLVDGRGREVEGYPEGNFVGPTLFADVTAEMTIYREEIFGPVLCVVSAETLDEAIEFINANPNGNGTSIFTNSGWVARRFETEIDVGQVGINVPIPVPVAYFSFTGSRASKLGDLGPNGKQAIGFWTQTKTVTARWFEPENVSGGINSTISLS
- a CDS encoding YbaY family lipoprotein, with the translated sequence MQQPDNSLMRVISGEVWYRERMALPPGAEVIVTLEDQSRADAPATVLTDYTYTVEGAQPPYPFRLVYDPQAIDERMTYGLRARIVHDGELLFTSTEHVDPFAGEAADPVRIRVSRQ
- a CDS encoding SLC5/6 family protein produces the protein MPYLTSAVLGAALLCFTVLGLRARRADGPLDDYVTARNSQSAPTLGLSFLASGMGAWILFAPPEIGAFVGPLGLAGYAIGSALPFIVLGAFGPAIRRRLPEGRSIGEYAEACFGAGIRRWVALVSVLYMGCFLAAELTAIGAITGLLSDVPVALVVVGVAVATLLYTALGGLRASLATDRWQAWLLLALLGVVGGVALARLPELPAEAALPSIPAADALSVALTLVIAVTAANLFHQGYWQRVWAARDDRALGRGAWLGGGITVLVVAVVGGLGMLAAMAGVSLGEPPIPFFALLAEAPGWLALPALVLAVTLVASSVDTLQNGIASLVVAGSGRRGLSLRAARWVTVALMVPVVAIALQGLSVLRLFLIADLLCAAIVVPVLLGLWARMSAMAALAGGLAGLAGAVLPGWVASGSALDGLLAASFPGGVPTLPPFLGALLASSAVALLVAWWRPAAVRRTA
- the ilvD gene encoding dihydroxy-acid dehydratase, giving the protein MSDTPQDPRRRHSAPVVDGVGKSASRAMLRAVGFNDADFTRPQVGIASTWSRVTPCNSHIGELAEQASAGADAAGGKGVIFNTITISDGIANGTEGMKYSLVSREVIADSIETVAGCEGFDGLVAIGGCDKNMPGCLIGLARLDRPSVFVYGGTILPGEGHTDIVSVFEAMGAHSRGDLDLIDVKRIEETAIPGPGACGGMYTANTMASAIEALGMSLPGSSAQNAVSQTKRDDSRAAGEAVLTLLERDITPSDIMTREAFENAITVVIALGGSTNAVLHLIAMADAIGVSLSLDDFTAIGKRVPVLADLRPSGQYMMSELVEIGGIQPLMKTLLDAGLLHGDCLTVTGATLAENLAEVVPYPEGQAIIAPLEAPLKAQSHLRVLHGNLAPEGAVAKITGKEGTRFSGRARVFGSEEEAQARINDGSVVAGDVVVIRYEGPRGGPGMREMLTPTSAIMGRGLGSEVALITDGRFSGGSHGFVVGHVTPEAFDGGPLALLEDGDTITIDAEADTLDVALTVEELERRHAAWQRPAPRYTRGVLAKYARMVSSASTGAVTDRPD
- a CDS encoding XRE family transcriptional regulator — protein: MNLAPSAFRPLAKRVKRLHAVAVDSVLWSIMSTASPSNAEILDPPRRCPDLDVRDLEQRTRLMRIITRLIAVSDLGNREIARRAGLPMQKISDLLAGRLEQLTLDELQALRSTIDHELTPP
- the glaH gene encoding glutarate dioxygenase GlaH, whose protein sequence is MTALTRIPELAMPLPADLQGFTLTPSAQSPRLLQMTFSREVVTAFVEAVAEWPVQALEYKSMLRFRVAKLLDDLCGNTLQPVLINTLVDRATGGLQVVPEGLDDVAQAEEMVKFATAVAHLMGRSNFDAMSGQFYARFVVRNVDESDSYLRQPHRVMELHNDGTFVEQDTDYVLMMKIDERHMQGGDSLLLHLDDWEDLERFYRHPLAHRGMRWAAPPSKNVAKDVFHPVFDVDREGRPIMSYIDQFVQPKDFEEGNWLCDLSESLEGSAATLSVPNPVGSFLLINNHFWLHGRDRFTPHPELRRELMRQRGYFTHAATRPQR
- the lhgO gene encoding L-2-hydroxyglutarate oxidase, producing the protein MYDFIIIGGGILGMSTAMQLKQAYPDRRMLVLEKEHEPACHQTGHNSGVIHAGVYYTPGSLKARFCLEGNRATKAFCDEHGIPYASCGKLLVATNDLEMQRMQALWERTEANGLEREWLSGGELKEREPNITGVGGIFVPSSGIVDYRAVTRAMAAEFERMGGDIRVGAEVTGLQERRQEVVVTTAAGEFSGRYLVTCSGLMADRVVRMLGQDPGFTICPFRGEYYRLPERHNAIVNHLIYPIPDPSMPFLGVHLTRMIDGSVTVGPNAVLAFKREGYRKRDVSPVDLARMFTDPGILRVLGRNLRPGLKEMKNSLHKRGYLELVRKYCPSLTLDDLEPYPAGVRAQAVSRDGKLVDDFLFVNTPRTVNVGNAPSPAATSALPIGAHIVGKVKELVGE